The nucleotide sequence CAGGCCCACCCGCAGCTCCTCGGGCACGAAGTAGTCCTCCATCTCCCCCGCGCTGTAAGCGCCCTCCACGGCATGGGTCAGGTAGAGCTTCTTCCAGCGCTGGCCCGAGGCCAAAGTCGGCGTGAGCAGGGCCACCCCCCCATTGGGCCGGTGCGGCTCGTAGCTCTCGGAGAGAAGCGCCGCCCACCAGCGGCGGAAGTGCGCCCCCTGGGCAATCCGGTGGGCCTCCTGGGCCCGCTCTAAAAGGCGCGCCCGGCGGGGGCTATTCCGCACCTCGGGCAGCGCGTCCAGAAGCTCCTCGGCCCACTCCAGCTCCGAGCGCCCGCCCCCTCCCTCACCCGGGGAGCGCAGCCGGGCCATCCACGCCGTCCACACCCCCTCCAGGCCCAGCTCCCTGGCCAGCCTGCTCACGGCCTCGAGCCCCACCAGCCCCCGCTCCAAAGCTACCCGCCCCAAAGGGGCCAGCTCCGGCAGGGCCATGAGGCGGCCCGGGGTGGGAAAGTCGGGCAGCTCCAGCATCTCCAGCAGAAGCCGCCCCTCCGGGGTGTCCGCGGCGGTGGGGGCCCGCTGGTCTACAAGCGGCAGCCCGTACTCATCGGCCAGGGTAAGCCAGGCGGGAATCCTGTTCTCCGGGGCCACCACGGCCACCTCCAGCGGCGAGAGGCCCTGGGCCAGGTCGCGCTTAATGGCCCGCAGCACCCACCGGGCCTCGCTCACCGGGTTGGGCGCGCGGTGGGCCTGGAGGCGCACGCTTCCCGCCGACCGCACCTCCTGGGGGGTGAGCCCGGGCGGGGCCTCGCGCAGGCTCAGGTAGACCGGGACGTGGCGGGAGAGGGCCTGGAAGAACCTGAGCTCCAGAACCCCGAGCTCCCGGAAGCCGTCCACGATCACCGCATCGGCCTCGAGGCGGGGGTGGCTGCTTTCCAGAAGCCTGGTCGCCTCCTGGCGAAAGTCGTCGTAGTCAAAGCGGCCCCAGGTGGCCTTGAGCGTTTCGTAGTGGGCGTAGACCTCCCGCAGGCGCCTGGCCTCGGGGCTGGCCCCGGGAATCCCCGAAGGCCCCACCCCGTTGCGCTTGGCCTCGGCGATGGCCCGGGCGAAGAGCCGGGCCTCCCCCGGGCTTGGGGGAGCCCCCCCCACCAGGCCCAAAGCCTCCCCCACCAGAGCCACCCGGCCCGGCCCGGTCAGGATGGGCCGGATGGCCAGGGTGGCGGCCAGGAGGCGGTAGTAGAGCTGCTGCGAGCTCAGGACCTCGAGCCCAAGCACCGCCCCGCCCTTGGTGACCTGGCGGTAGACGTAGGCCTTCTGAAAGGGCAGGCAGACCCACCAGACCCGCTTGCGCTTTCGGAGCCAGTCGTGGGCCACCTCCAGAAGCCGGGTGGTCTTACCCGAGGCTGGAGGGCCCACGATAAGGTGCACAGCCCCAGTCTACGAAAAACCGCCGGGGCGGGGTTCTACCCACCCCTTACTTGGGCTCGTCCGGAACCACCCCCACCACCCCGGGGGCCACCCACTGCATCTCGTTGAGCTCCTTCACCGTCATACGGCGCCCCGCCGGCACCCGCAGTATGCCGTTGCGGTCGCGGATGGGACCGGTGAAGGGGTCCCACTTGGGGTTCGGGCTCTGGATGTCCTTGTAAAGCTCCATCACCCGGTCGTACACGCTCACCCGCCGGCCGTTCACCACCATGGTGGCCTGCTTCAGTGCCGGCTCGAACCTGGGGTTGATGGGCATGCCCACCTGGGCGCCCAGCATCACCGCCCGCTCCCGCGCCAGCCACCAGTAGTCCACGTTTTGCAGGTTCCTGGGGGTGTAGGTGCCGTTCTGGACTTTTTTCAGGATGTCGATGTAGATCACGCTCCAGTCCACCAACTGGCCCGAGACCACGTAGTCGGGGGCATACTTGTACATCGAGTTGTAGTGGCTGAAGCTCGGCACCCGGCGCCGGGCTGCGGTCTGAATCACCGTGGCGGTGTCCTCGGTGAAGGCCAGGATATCGTTGCCCTCGGCCATCAAGGCCTCAGCGGCCTCGCGGGCCTTGACGGGGTCGTACCAGGCGTTAATCCACTTGACATTGACCGTGGCCCTGGGGTTTACCGCCCGCACCCCCAGGGCGAAGGCCGAGATGTGCCGCTTGAGCTCGGGAATGGGGAAGGCAGCCACGTAGCCCACCTTTCCGCTTTTGGTCAGGGCCCCGGCCATCAGGCCGTTGAGATAGTAGATCTGGTAGAAGTCGGCCATGTAGGTGAGCATGTTGGGGGCCCGCTTAAAGCCGGAGGCATGGGCAAAGATGATGTTCGGGTACTTTTTGGCGGCCTCGAGGGTCTGGTCCATGAAGTCGAAGGAGGTGGTGAAGATCACGTTGCAACCCCCTGCCACCAACCGGTCTACGGTGGCCAGGGTGTCGGCGGGCTTGACCGACTCCACGTACTGGGTGGTGAGCCCCGGGATGGCCTTCTCTGCCGCCCGGCGGCCCTCATCGTGGGCATAGGTCCAGCCCACATCGCCGATGGGGCCCACGTAGATGAAGCAGGCCTTGAGGTTCCTCGGCTGGGCCAGGCCAAACCCCAGCACCGCCAAAAGCGCCAACCACCAAACCTTCCGCATGACGCTCCTCCTTCTCCCCATGCCCTTGGGGTGGGGGCCTACCGTTCGCCCCGCCGATAGGGTTTGCCCAACGCTTCAGGGGCATTGCCCTGCTGCCCACGCAGCCCCGACAACGCCAGCACAAGTATAACCAGCAGGTAGGGCAGGCTGGCAAACACCTCGGTGGGAATGCCCATCTGGCCCTGAAGCCGGAACTGTAGATAGTAGAGGAGCCCGAAAAAAACCGCACCAAAGATGGCTCTCAAGGGGCTCCAGCCCACGAAAATCACCAGCGCCACCGCAATCCACCCCAGCCCGGCGGTCATCCCGTCGGTCCAGGAGGGGCGGTAGACCAGCGACAGGTAGGCCCCGGCCAACCCAGCCAGGGCCCCTCCCGCCACCACCGCAGCGTAGCGCAGGGCCCGCACGTTCACCCCGAGCAGGTCGGCCGCCGCGGGGTTCTCCCCCACCGAACGCAGCGCAAGACCCAGCCGGGTAGCCCCCAAAACGAAGGCCAGCCCCAGGGCCAGCCCCAAAGCCCCCAGGGTGAAGGGCCACTCGGGGGGCTGGTTGAAAAGGGGAAGTCCCTCGTAGCGCTTGCCCAGAAGGCCGGCCATCCCTAACCCCAGCATGGCCAGGGCCAGGCCCGAGACGAACT is from Meiothermus sp. QL-1 and encodes:
- a CDS encoding ATP-dependent nuclease subunit B yields the protein MHLIVGPPASGKTTRLLEVAHDWLRKRKRVWWVCLPFQKAYVYRQVTKGGAVLGLEVLSSQQLYYRLLAATLAIRPILTGPGRVALVGEALGLVGGAPPSPGEARLFARAIAEAKRNGVGPSGIPGASPEARRLREVYAHYETLKATWGRFDYDDFRQEATRLLESSHPRLEADAVIVDGFRELGVLELRFFQALSRHVPVYLSLREAPPGLTPQEVRSAGSVRLQAHRAPNPVSEARWVLRAIKRDLAQGLSPLEVAVVAPENRIPAWLTLADEYGLPLVDQRAPTAADTPEGRLLLEMLELPDFPTPGRLMALPELAPLGRVALERGLVGLEAVSRLARELGLEGVWTAWMARLRSPGEGGGGRSELEWAEELLDALPEVRNSPRRARLLERAQEAHRIAQGAHFRRWWAALLSESYEPHRPNGGVALLTPTLASGQRWKKLYLTHAVEGAYSAGEMEDYFVPEELRVGLEEALQASGLPRRMLGRDPVLLEELRTRAEEVVVTYPEASQEGPLVPEPALVGPAPSPLPALPPASPLEVAGVQPYQAAWGTVSLPSPTVEDLRRYQECPMRYWAGLFLPEEPPWWQILRRELRRIRGKLLPARLEALSQQFPQARDWMEQHAGLLGSLELGFSLAVDGLEVRLDGVRRQGKEAHIYCFLAPDTSKEEAQRRMRERWSERWMAGHLLEKYKGRIQQAHLWAWPVLGEAWLLDSIERVDKSLRNLHRTVQETHQRYAAGVVEPNPGFICRDCKAKDICREGQAAYAGPGLLRRSR
- a CDS encoding BMP family ABC transporter substrate-binding protein, coding for MRKVWWLALLAVLGFGLAQPRNLKACFIYVGPIGDVGWTYAHDEGRRAAEKAIPGLTTQYVESVKPADTLATVDRLVAGGCNVIFTTSFDFMDQTLEAAKKYPNIIFAHASGFKRAPNMLTYMADFYQIYYLNGLMAGALTKSGKVGYVAAFPIPELKRHISAFALGVRAVNPRATVNVKWINAWYDPVKAREAAEALMAEGNDILAFTEDTATVIQTAARRRVPSFSHYNSMYKYAPDYVVSGQLVDWSVIYIDILKKVQNGTYTPRNLQNVDYWWLARERAVMLGAQVGMPINPRFEPALKQATMVVNGRRVSVYDRVMELYKDIQSPNPKWDPFTGPIRDRNGILRVPAGRRMTVKELNEMQWVAPGVVGVVPDEPK
- a CDS encoding ABC transporter permease, which translates into the protein MEELFSALARALSFGTPLLIACLGALLNERAGVVNLGVEGMMALGALAGFAVAYGSGGDGNLWLAVSAAMLAGALAALLHGFVTITLGANQFVSGLALAMLGLGMAGLLGKRYEGLPLFNQPPEWPFTLGALGLALGLAFVLGATRLGLALRSVGENPAAADLLGVNVRALRYAAVVAGGALAGLAGAYLSLVYRPSWTDGMTAGLGWIAVALVIFVGWSPLRAIFGAVFFGLLYYLQFRLQGQMGIPTEVFASLPYLLVILVLALSGLRGQQGNAPEALGKPYRRGER